A region from the Sulfurospirillum oryzae genome encodes:
- a CDS encoding ammonium transporter — protein sequence MDQSHIQYVIDTFFLLFASVLIIFMVPGFAMLEAGLVRSKNVSAVLTGNVMLYAITSFVFLLWGYNIMFGGSGFFLEGVVADGYSPYAYFLFQMAFVSKTVSIMSGGVSERIRIVPFMMFAVLMSGFIYPVVGNAIWGGGFLKEVHDLAGCTVIHSVGGWALLAGILVLGARRGRYGKDGQVRAIPASNIPLVTLGAMLLWIGWFGFNGGSAFHISSVENADLVGLIIVNTNTAGLSGAIIAAVIVYAQYRKLDITMILNGALGGLVAITASADVVGLWEPIVIGAIGGALVVFAIPLFDKFKIDDPVGALSVHLVNGIWGTIAVALFADFSLLTQLKGIAITGLFTFPVSYVAFVIIKKAIGLRSDEEHEYVGLDLEECGLEAYPEFIKSKV from the coding sequence ATGGATCAATCTCACATTCAGTATGTTATTGACACTTTCTTCTTGCTTTTTGCTTCTGTTTTAATTATCTTCATGGTTCCAGGCTTTGCTATGCTTGAAGCAGGACTTGTGCGCAGCAAAAACGTTTCTGCTGTACTTACTGGCAACGTCATGCTTTATGCTATCACCTCTTTTGTTTTTTTACTTTGGGGTTATAACATTATGTTTGGAGGAAGCGGCTTCTTCCTTGAGGGCGTGGTTGCAGATGGATACAGTCCTTATGCCTATTTCTTATTTCAAATGGCATTTGTAAGTAAAACCGTTTCCATTATGAGTGGTGGTGTGAGTGAGCGCATTCGCATTGTTCCTTTTATGATGTTTGCAGTTTTAATGAGCGGGTTTATTTATCCTGTAGTGGGCAATGCCATTTGGGGCGGTGGATTTTTAAAAGAGGTGCATGACCTTGCAGGTTGTACTGTGATTCACTCAGTGGGTGGTTGGGCACTCCTTGCGGGTATCTTAGTTTTAGGAGCACGTCGAGGTAGATACGGCAAAGATGGTCAAGTTCGCGCTATCCCCGCTTCAAACATTCCGTTAGTGACACTGGGTGCAATGCTTCTTTGGATCGGTTGGTTTGGTTTTAATGGCGGAAGTGCTTTTCACATCTCTAGCGTTGAAAACGCAGACCTTGTGGGCTTAATTATTGTTAACACAAATACCGCAGGGCTTTCGGGTGCAATTATTGCCGCGGTGATTGTGTATGCGCAGTATCGAAAGCTTGATATTACGATGATTTTAAACGGAGCGCTCGGTGGGCTTGTTGCCATTACCGCAAGTGCTGATGTTGTTGGACTTTGGGAGCCGATTGTTATTGGTGCCATTGGTGGGGCATTGGTTGTTTTTGCTATTCCTCTTTTTGATAAATTTAAAATCGACGATCCTGTGGGCGCACTTTCAGTTCACTTGGTGAATGGCATTTGGGGAACGATAGCGGTTGCTCTTTTTGCTGACTTTTCACTGCTTACGCAACTTAAAGGTATCGCAATTACAGGACTTTTCACCTTCCCTGTCTCTTATGTCGCGTTTGTCATCATCAAAAAAGCTATTGGGCTTAGAAGCGATGAAGAGCATGAATACGTCGGGCTTGACCTTGAAGAGTGTGGTTTGGAAGCTTACCCAGAATTCATTAAATCAAAAGTCTAA
- a CDS encoding P-II family nitrogen regulator, which yields MKKIEAIIKPFKLEEVKDALASIEVTGMTVHEVKGYGRQQGHSELYRGAEYVVDFLPKIKLDIVVADENVDKVIATISEAAKTGKIGDGKIFVSDIQRIIRIRTGEENEDAI from the coding sequence ATGAAAAAGATCGAAGCGATTATTAAACCCTTTAAACTTGAAGAAGTTAAGGACGCACTTGCTAGTATTGAAGTGACAGGTATGACGGTTCATGAAGTAAAAGGCTATGGAAGACAACAAGGACACTCTGAACTCTATAGGGGTGCTGAGTATGTGGTAGATTTTTTACCAAAAATTAAGTTAGACATTGTTGTTGCTGATGAAAATGTAGACAAAGTCATTGCAACGATCTCAGAAGCTGCAAAGACCGGTAAAATCGGTGATGGAAAGATTTTTGTGAGCGATATTCAAAGAATTATTCGTATTAGAACTGGTGAAGAGAACGAAGACGCTATCTAA
- a CDS encoding aldo/keto reductase, protein MEYRYIGKSGLRVTPICMGTMSFGSWSSKAESFKILDSAYDRGINFFDTAELYPVPPKESYAGITEEIISEWLATKPRESIILATKIAGAANGWFVPPIRHGYTAIDRFHIQKAVEGSLKRLKTDYIDLYQVHWPDEVVPKEESMRALDELVKSGKVRYIGTSNDTAYGLTKSNTISGYEKLARFESIQNNFSLLNPRFLDELANVCRKERVSLLPYSPIGGGVLSGKYNQAFIDPKSRFGEYLHAGEPRQKAMYNRFVNDKTVTATAKYMEIAKKYGMSPVTLAVAWSMHFDFVASTIIGARYATQLEESFKALEIKLSPEILNECEKVQKEILYPMG, encoded by the coding sequence ATGGAATATCGTTACATTGGGAAAAGTGGACTCAGAGTTACCCCTATTTGTATGGGTACCATGAGTTTTGGCAGCTGGAGCAGCAAGGCAGAATCATTTAAAATCCTCGACAGCGCGTATGATCGTGGCATCAACTTTTTTGATACGGCAGAACTTTACCCCGTTCCTCCCAAAGAGAGCTACGCAGGCATCACCGAAGAGATCATCAGCGAGTGGCTTGCCACAAAACCACGAGAAAGCATCATCCTTGCCACCAAAATCGCGGGTGCTGCGAACGGTTGGTTTGTACCACCTATTCGCCACGGATACACAGCGATCGATCGTTTTCATATTCAAAAAGCGGTTGAGGGAAGTTTAAAGCGTCTCAAAACAGATTACATCGACCTCTACCAAGTCCACTGGCCTGATGAAGTTGTACCCAAAGAGGAGTCTATGCGAGCTCTTGATGAGTTGGTCAAAAGTGGCAAAGTTCGTTACATCGGCACTTCCAATGACACCGCTTATGGACTAACGAAATCCAACACCATTTCTGGATACGAAAAGCTGGCACGTTTTGAGTCGATTCAAAACAACTTCTCGCTCCTCAATCCTCGCTTTTTAGATGAACTTGCCAATGTATGTCGCAAAGAGAGGGTTTCACTCCTTCCCTATTCACCTATCGGAGGCGGCGTTCTAAGCGGTAAATACAATCAAGCGTTCATCGACCCCAAAAGTCGTTTTGGCGAGTACCTTCATGCGGGAGAACCAAGACAAAAAGCCATGTATAACCGTTTTGTGAATGACAAAACGGTTACTGCGACAGCCAAATACATGGAAATTGCCAAAAAATATGGTATGAGTCCTGTAACGCTTGCTGTTGCTTGGAGTATGCACTTTGACTTTGTCGCTTCTACCATTATCGGTGCGCGTTATGCGACACAACTCGAAGAGAGCTTTAAAGCGCTTGAGATCAAACTATCGCCAGAGATTTTAAACGAATGTGAAAAGGTTCAAAAAGAGATTTTATACCCGATGGGATAA
- the pyrC gene encoding dihydroorotase, with protein sequence MTHTLISPLDMHLHLRDEAMLKVVAPLSAYSFAGGIIMPNVVPPITTIEAVIAYKERIISAIGNNAFDPLMTLFFRSDYTREFLEKAALHVKALKLYPSGITTNSEGGVASMDIETLRSVLEAMSDLGLILCVHGETNGFVMDREKEFGSIYESLALSFPKLKIVMEHITTKESVDLLDKYENLYATITLHHLLITLDDVAGGMLQPHLFCKPIAKRYEDRDALLHVSLKAHPKVMFGSDSAPHPIHKKECCGCAAGVFTAPIALQVLVELFDKHNALASLQAFVSNNAQTIYNYKALHKEVCLENTPFVVTHSYGDVVPMFANESLAWSIKHVV encoded by the coding sequence ATGACCCACACTCTGATTTCTCCTTTAGATATGCACTTACATTTACGTGATGAAGCGATGCTTAAAGTGGTTGCACCCCTAAGTGCGTACAGTTTTGCGGGTGGTATCATCATGCCCAATGTTGTTCCTCCGATTACGACCATTGAGGCGGTTATTGCCTATAAAGAGCGCATTATAAGTGCAATTGGCAACAATGCTTTTGATCCTTTGATGACACTTTTTTTTCGTTCGGATTATACGCGTGAATTTTTAGAAAAAGCAGCTTTACATGTAAAGGCGTTGAAGCTCTACCCATCAGGCATTACCACCAATTCTGAGGGTGGCGTGGCAAGCATGGACATTGAGACATTGCGTTCTGTTTTGGAAGCCATGAGTGATCTAGGGCTCATCTTATGTGTACATGGTGAAACGAATGGTTTTGTGATGGATAGAGAAAAAGAGTTTGGCTCCATTTATGAAAGTCTAGCTTTGTCTTTTCCAAAGCTTAAAATCGTAATGGAACACATCACCACCAAAGAGAGTGTTGATCTCTTGGACAAATATGAAAACTTGTATGCAACGATTACATTACATCACCTCCTGATAACGTTAGATGATGTTGCAGGCGGTATGCTTCAACCGCACCTTTTTTGTAAGCCAATTGCCAAGCGATATGAAGACCGTGATGCACTTTTACATGTAAGCCTTAAAGCACATCCCAAAGTGATGTTTGGAAGTGATTCTGCACCACATCCGATTCATAAAAAAGAGTGTTGTGGTTGTGCGGCGGGAGTTTTTACTGCACCGATTGCTTTGCAAGTTTTAGTAGAGTTGTTTGACAAACATAACGCATTAGCTTCTCTACAAGCGTTTGTAAGTAACAACGCACAAACAATTTATAACTATAAAGCCCTACACAAAGAGGTTTGCTTAGAGAATACTCCATTTGTTGTAACACACAGTTATGGTGACGTTGTCCCTATGTTTGCTAACGAGTCACTCGCTTGGAGCATTAAACATGTCGTATAA
- a CDS encoding sensor histidine kinase, whose product MSTSPLNDFMGSIDEMTIAKKTTLLFLIMVVGMLFIGSFAHMSINRIKNNFDILYTKRMLPTIRLENLKDIYTVNILDTIRDIEKGSISDKDGKVVIALAQELIKIELQEYKNSLGIDESDWLIKLARSWGLMNESHKPFFKTKEDDILTSKIEQKIHTIDGILLKMFSYFETKQAHKAIDTLQNELYPSVYSINIDLTGLINLNLDGAKEGYSRTEKVYDNTFEWIVVATLGTIAFAALLAIVLLQNIRLLHARLAKMVDAKTHELQQLNRNLELKVQYEVEQSRQKDQIMFRQSRLASMGEMIGNIAHQWRQPLNAIVLIIQSFQMKRMAGMELSDEFIDKQVNEGIQLASLMSHTIDDFRNFFKPNHNEEHFSVKETVLYSLKLVQEYYAKSGIEIFLNCTQDVQISGYPNEFSQVIMNLFSNAKDVLEERGMAEKLIEVVIRKEASNAVISVIDNGGGISDEVQDRMFEPYFTTKHKSSGTGIGLYMSKQIIEKQMRGSISGTNIAYVFQNGKRYDKCAIITILVPLDKKEDK is encoded by the coding sequence ATGAGCACTAGTCCATTGAACGATTTTATGGGTAGCATTGATGAGATGACTATTGCGAAAAAGACAACGCTTCTTTTTCTGATTATGGTCGTTGGCATGCTTTTTATTGGCAGTTTTGCTCACATGAGTATCAATCGTATCAAAAACAATTTCGATATTTTATACACCAAACGAATGCTTCCTACAATTCGGCTTGAAAATCTTAAAGATATTTACACGGTTAATATCTTAGACACAATCCGCGATATTGAAAAAGGCTCCATTAGCGATAAAGATGGGAAAGTAGTCATAGCGTTAGCACAAGAGCTTATTAAGATAGAACTTCAAGAGTATAAAAATAGTTTAGGCATTGACGAGAGTGATTGGTTAATTAAATTGGCACGCTCTTGGGGCTTGATGAATGAAAGCCATAAGCCATTTTTTAAAACCAAAGAAGATGATATTTTAACTTCCAAGATTGAACAAAAGATTCATACGATTGATGGTATCTTGCTTAAAATGTTCAGTTATTTTGAGACTAAACAAGCGCATAAGGCGATTGATACGCTCCAAAACGAGCTTTATCCGAGTGTTTATTCCATCAATATCGATCTTACAGGACTTATTAACCTTAATCTTGATGGCGCCAAAGAGGGCTATTCGCGTACTGAAAAAGTATATGATAATACCTTTGAATGGATTGTTGTAGCCACGCTTGGCACAATTGCTTTTGCGGCACTTTTAGCGATTGTATTGTTGCAAAATATTCGTTTACTTCACGCTAGACTTGCCAAAATGGTCGATGCAAAAACACACGAATTACAACAACTTAACCGTAATCTTGAGCTCAAAGTTCAGTATGAAGTTGAGCAGAGTCGTCAAAAAGATCAGATCATGTTTCGCCAATCAAGGCTTGCTTCCATGGGAGAAATGATTGGTAATATTGCACATCAATGGCGTCAGCCACTTAATGCAATCGTGCTGATTATTCAAAGCTTTCAGATGAAGCGTATGGCAGGGATGGAGCTGAGTGATGAATTTATCGATAAGCAAGTTAATGAAGGAATTCAACTGGCATCTTTAATGTCACATACGATTGATGATTTTCGTAATTTTTTTAAACCGAACCACAATGAAGAGCATTTTAGTGTTAAAGAAACGGTACTTTATAGTTTAAAATTGGTGCAAGAATATTATGCAAAATCAGGAATTGAGATATTTTTAAATTGCACTCAAGATGTTCAAATTAGTGGCTATCCCAATGAATTTTCACAAGTCATTATGAATCTTTTCTCCAATGCTAAAGATGTACTTGAAGAACGAGGCATGGCCGAAAAATTGATTGAAGTTGTTATTAGAAAAGAGGCGAGTAATGCGGTTATTAGTGTTATAGACAATGGCGGTGGGATTAGTGATGAGGTGCAAGATAGGATGTTTGAACCCTATTTTACAACGAAACATAAATCTTCAGGTACGGGCATAGGGCTTTATATGTCCAAGCAAATTATTGAAAAGCAGATGAGAGGAAGTATTAGTGGCACAAATATCGCCTATGTTTTCCAGAATGGAAAACGTTATGATAAGTGTGCGATTATAACTATTTTAGTACCACTTGATAAAAAGGAGGACAAATAA
- a CDS encoding peptidylprolyl isomerase translates to MKKVILVLFLGLFSALMASEVVFETTQGKIVFALKPEIAPKACENFEGLVKKGYYDGITFHRIIKGFMIQGGDPTGTGRGGQSIYGQPFEDEFKPNVMFNKAGILAMANAGRNTNGSQFFITTVPTPHLNGRHTIFGEVIEGMDVVRKLENVTTDGRDMPMQPQKIIKAYLK, encoded by the coding sequence ATGAAAAAAGTGATTTTAGTTCTATTTTTAGGTCTGTTTAGTGCTCTTATGGCAAGTGAAGTGGTGTTTGAAACTACACAAGGAAAAATTGTTTTTGCACTCAAGCCGGAGATTGCTCCTAAGGCATGTGAGAATTTTGAAGGATTGGTTAAAAAAGGGTATTACGATGGTATTACCTTTCACCGAATTATTAAAGGCTTTATGATTCAAGGTGGAGATCCAACGGGAACAGGTCGTGGTGGTCAGTCTATTTATGGGCAACCGTTTGAAGATGAGTTTAAACCCAATGTTATGTTTAACAAAGCGGGTATCTTAGCAATGGCAAACGCAGGTCGCAATACCAATGGAAGTCAGTTTTTTATCACTACTGTCCCTACCCCGCATTTGAATGGTAGACATACTATTTTTGGTGAAGTAATTGAAGGAATGGACGTTGTTCGTAAGCTTGAAAATGTTACAACTGATGGTAGAGACATGCCAATGCAGCCACAAAAAATTATCAAAGCGTATTTAAAATAA
- a CDS encoding ABC transporter substrate-binding protein — protein sequence MRKLIAVILFVSIFLLPYYISNTKFEGNTIRLGMSGPFSGGLNSVGNQFLLGAEIYLQNLNDHGGVYGRKIEIIAKDDRYEPKIAVENVYELIKKEKIFALFGIIGTPVTEAVFPIAIEKRIPFVGAYSGAEFLRNPPNPIVLNARAGDLDEIEKLVQYYAEDLKYKRFALFYQNDSYGRTGLNGVKSALSKRNLVLVGEGSYKRNTLSVGNALYEIEQCNPEVILMIGSTTPVAEFIKRARKSTKIRKEIHFGLFSFVEPKPLIDFLKGDGKGITFAQVVPSPWTSEVDEVENYRILMRKYYPKEELSHVSLEGYFAARMIAEVFKSLGKEFTKEEFIKALGTFSKTLDENVISKNRDERCKCLHRVHLSEYVDDDFFSVGRNDEH from the coding sequence ATGCGTAAACTCATTGCAGTTATCCTTTTTGTATCTATTTTTCTGTTGCCTTATTACATCTCTAATACTAAATTTGAGGGGAATACTATTCGTTTAGGCATGAGCGGACCTTTTAGTGGTGGGCTCAATAGTGTTGGAAATCAATTTTTATTAGGAGCGGAGATTTATCTGCAAAATCTTAATGATCATGGCGGCGTTTATGGAAGAAAAATAGAAATTATTGCCAAAGATGATCGGTATGAACCTAAAATCGCTGTTGAAAATGTCTATGAACTCATAAAAAAAGAGAAAATTTTCGCACTTTTTGGCATTATTGGTACACCCGTAACGGAAGCTGTTTTCCCCATTGCCATTGAAAAGCGTATTCCTTTTGTAGGTGCGTATTCAGGTGCAGAATTTTTACGTAATCCTCCAAATCCCATCGTACTTAATGCTAGGGCTGGCGATCTTGATGAGATCGAAAAGCTTGTACAGTACTACGCCGAAGACCTTAAATATAAGCGGTTCGCACTTTTTTATCAAAATGATAGTTATGGAAGAACAGGTCTTAATGGTGTAAAAAGTGCTCTTTCTAAACGTAATTTGGTTCTTGTAGGTGAAGGAAGTTATAAACGCAATACGCTTTCAGTAGGTAATGCGTTATATGAGATTGAACAGTGTAATCCAGAAGTCATTTTAATGATTGGATCTACCACTCCTGTAGCCGAGTTTATCAAACGAGCACGTAAAAGTACCAAAATCCGTAAAGAGATTCACTTTGGACTCTTTTCTTTTGTGGAACCAAAGCCATTGATCGATTTTTTAAAAGGCGATGGTAAGGGTATTACTTTTGCGCAAGTTGTGCCGTCTCCTTGGACATCGGAGGTGGATGAAGTTGAAAATTATCGTATTTTGATGCGTAAATACTATCCCAAAGAAGAACTTAGTCATGTTTCATTGGAGGGCTATTTTGCAGCGCGTATGATAGCTGAAGTCTTTAAAAGTCTAGGAAAAGAGTTTACTAAAGAAGAATTTATCAAAGCTTTAGGCACATTTTCCAAGACATTGGATGAAAATGTTATTTCAAAAAATAGAGATGAGCGTTGTAAATGCTTGCATCGTGTACATTTAAGTGAATATGTCGATGATGACTTCTTCTCCGTAGGACGAAATGATGAGCACTAG
- a CDS encoding class I SAM-dependent methyltransferase, whose protein sequence is MKCRICDFDTKLFEDTQLKKHYFHCSKCQCISLDPTYYLSLEKENTLYNNHQNSLENQGYVQMFEDFLDYFWEDLTCKEKSLDFGSGPTPVLSQLLTRRGVKVDCYDKFYQPIKCYEHQTYDLITSTEVFEHLDDPKETLRLLAKHLNPNGVIALMTLFHSNDEAHFLTWWYRRDPTHIIFYTPKTIEVLAQQCGLEVVRTDGKRIAVLKKR, encoded by the coding sequence ATGAAATGTAGAATTTGCGATTTTGATACAAAACTCTTTGAAGATACACAACTAAAAAAACACTATTTTCACTGTTCAAAGTGCCAGTGTATAAGCCTTGACCCTACCTATTACCTCTCTTTGGAAAAAGAGAACACGCTTTACAATAATCACCAAAATTCGCTTGAAAATCAGGGCTATGTACAGATGTTTGAAGATTTTTTAGATTATTTTTGGGAAGATCTTACATGTAAAGAAAAATCGCTCGATTTTGGGTCAGGACCAACGCCGGTTTTAAGCCAATTACTGACACGAAGAGGTGTCAAGGTTGATTGTTATGATAAATTTTACCAGCCTATAAAATGCTATGAGCATCAAACCTATGACCTCATCACGTCTACTGAAGTGTTTGAGCATTTAGATGATCCAAAAGAGACATTGAGGCTTTTAGCCAAGCATCTTAACCCCAACGGTGTGATTGCATTAATGACCTTGTTTCATAGTAATGACGAAGCTCATTTTTTAACATGGTGGTATCGAAGAGATCCAACACATATTATTTTTTATACGCCAAAAACAATTGAAGTATTGGCGCAACAATGTGGATTAGAAGTTGTTAGAACGGATGGTAAACGAATAGCAGTCTTAAAAAAAAGGTAG
- a CDS encoding response regulator transcription factor: MSYKILILEDNTLLLQTLEDFLSEHDYVCTLVSSGKEALKQCYENKYDLYLLDVKVPDLSGFDFLKELRVSGDRTPAIFVTSLSDQESLTKGFMLGGDDYIKKPFDLGELLLRIKALLARSKGIVDDWLDIDDAYKLNLARKRLFYNQEELDINLKDFELLYLLVKERGKVVTKEMIHERLWNSCEEINEGSIRVYINNLKKIFGKDSILNIRGIGYRFEK, encoded by the coding sequence ATGTCGTATAAAATTCTTATTTTAGAAGACAACACGTTACTTCTTCAAACCTTGGAAGATTTTTTAAGCGAACATGACTATGTATGTACTTTGGTTTCAAGTGGTAAAGAGGCGCTCAAACAATGCTATGAAAACAAGTATGATCTTTATCTTTTGGATGTTAAAGTACCCGATCTTAGCGGGTTTGATTTTTTAAAAGAACTTCGTGTATCGGGAGATCGAACTCCTGCTATTTTTGTGACGTCGCTTAGTGATCAAGAGAGCCTTACTAAAGGCTTTATGCTAGGCGGCGATGATTATATTAAAAAGCCTTTTGATCTTGGTGAGCTTTTATTGCGCATCAAAGCACTTTTAGCGCGCTCAAAAGGAATCGTGGATGATTGGCTTGATATTGATGATGCGTACAAGCTTAATCTTGCGCGTAAACGCCTTTTTTACAACCAAGAAGAGCTCGACATCAATCTCAAAGATTTTGAACTGCTTTATTTGTTGGTTAAAGAGCGAGGCAAAGTGGTCACCAAAGAGATGATTCATGAAAGACTTTGGAATAGCTGTGAAGAGATTAACGAGGGGTCAATTAGGGTTTATATCAATAATCTCAAAAAGATTTTTGGCAAAGATAGCATTTTAAATATTCGAGGAATTGGGTATCGTTTTGAGAAGTAG
- a CDS encoding response regulator transcription factor: MDFNGLKDCVVLYVEDEKSVQMQTQMILKDFVKEVYLASNGEEGLKIALEKDVDIIVTDILMPVMNGIEMLKKLKKEHNRNIPVIITTAFTETEYLIEAITLKVDGFIMKPINVKDLISNIYTVMLPKLHNKELQGCSFIVEGLAALIGGKKIEILKYIINHLDENKIFNGSYQDIIDNIGVSKPTVVHMFQQLIKVGILEKVKNKMYRFRNTKLIGD, translated from the coding sequence ATGGATTTTAACGGGTTAAAAGACTGTGTTGTATTATATGTAGAAGATGAAAAATCGGTGCAAATGCAAACACAGATGATTTTAAAGGATTTTGTCAAAGAGGTGTATTTGGCATCTAATGGCGAAGAGGGGCTAAAAATTGCTCTTGAAAAAGATGTGGATATTATTGTGACTGATATTTTGATGCCGGTGATGAATGGCATCGAGATGCTTAAAAAGCTCAAAAAAGAGCACAACCGTAATATTCCTGTCATTATTACAACGGCATTTACGGAGACAGAGTATCTTATCGAAGCGATTACGCTTAAAGTGGATGGTTTTATCATGAAACCGATTAATGTGAAAGATTTGATTAGCAATATTTACACCGTGATGCTTCCAAAACTACACAATAAAGAGTTGCAAGGGTGTTCTTTTATTGTTGAGGGACTTGCCGCACTTATTGGTGGTAAAAAGATTGAGATTTTAAAATACATCATTAACCACTTAGATGAAAACAAGATTTTTAATGGCTCATACCAAGATATAATTGATAATATTGGCGTGAGTAAGCCTACTGTTGTACACATGTTTCAACAGCTTATTAAAGTAGGTATTTTAGAAAAAGTCAAAAATAAAATGTATCGTTTCCGAAATACAAAACTCATTGGAGATTAG
- a CDS encoding sensor histidine kinase has product MGIVLRSSDKIFFIRSIVAFSIAICFITGFGVALWEYSGENKAWVIVTLLATSLIIGYLIVSYTLSSLFKTNRFLDILLKDTLHELNIPLSVINANLQMLQADEQEAKKLKRLERIELASKDLYALYKEVDYYIKKEIQTDVREKFYLDELISKVVEKQKEMASGVLILCDVLHVEIFADKHGFAKVISNLLHNALKYNQDHSEIRIFQEGNKLCIKDKGVGMSESELFLAFNRYYQADMTKEGYGIGLSLVKAYCDEFKISMRINSQKYVGTEVILDISYLLNKK; this is encoded by the coding sequence TTGGGTATCGTTTTGAGAAGTAGCGATAAAATCTTTTTTATTCGCTCAATTGTAGCATTCAGCATTGCTATATGTTTTATAACAGGCTTTGGTGTTGCCTTATGGGAATACTCTGGAGAAAACAAAGCTTGGGTGATAGTTACTTTGCTTGCTACTTCTTTAATCATTGGGTATCTCATCGTCTCTTATACACTTTCTTCCTTGTTTAAAACCAACCGTTTTCTTGATATTTTGCTCAAGGACACCTTGCATGAGCTCAACATTCCGCTCTCAGTGATCAATGCCAATCTTCAAATGCTTCAAGCCGATGAGCAAGAGGCTAAAAAGCTTAAACGGTTAGAGCGTATTGAACTAGCCAGTAAAGACTTGTATGCACTCTATAAAGAAGTGGATTATTACATTAAAAAAGAGATCCAAACGGATGTTCGTGAAAAATTTTATTTAGACGAGCTTATCTCGAAGGTTGTTGAAAAACAAAAAGAGATGGCTTCGGGTGTTTTAATTCTTTGTGATGTTTTACATGTAGAAATTTTTGCTGATAAACATGGTTTTGCTAAAGTCATTTCCAACTTATTGCATAACGCACTTAAATACAATCAAGATCATTCCGAAATTCGTATTTTTCAAGAAGGAAATAAACTTTGCATCAAAGATAAAGGTGTTGGGATGAGTGAGTCAGAGCTTTTTCTAGCATTTAATCGCTATTACCAAGCGGATATGACAAAAGAAGGTTATGGTATAGGGCTTAGTTTGGTAAAAGCGTATTGCGATGAGTTTAAAATTTCAATGCGCATCAATTCACAAAAGTATGTAGGTACCGAAGTTATTTTGGATATTTCATACCTCCTAAATAAAAAATGA